In Pan troglodytes isolate AG18354 chromosome 5, NHGRI_mPanTro3-v2.0_pri, whole genome shotgun sequence, the sequence CCCCCCTCgtcttcccaaaatgctgggattacaggagtgagccatcgtgcctggcctttcACATGTTTGTTTAGGTATATGAAGCTGGCTTACAAGAAAGCTATTATGGTTTGGTTTTGgccagaagttttaaaaatgacttatACCAATTCAGTGTGTCAGGGACAGAGGTTTTACTGAAGACCAGTTGTAGGTTAATTGAAGATGTATGTATATGCTCCCTAGCAGGTTCTTCAGACTCAAGCAATTTTGTACGCATTTATGTGTTCAGTGGATTGGCTGCTTATGTTTCGCAAGTGTTAGTGCAAAGATAACCCTCCTAAAATGCAAGAATGATGGATTTGGATCTGAGTTTTAGCTCCATTTTCATTGTAATTTGAATTTCAGGCGCCAAGCCCATCTTTGTGTGCTTGCATCCAACTGTGATGAGCCTATGTATGTCAAGTTGGTGGAGGCCCTTTGTGCTGAACACCAAATCAACCTAATTAAGGTAAGGCTGCTAAGGGTTGTGTTGGGACTAATGTTCAGTGATGCTTGCATATGGGGGTAAATTCTGTGAAGTCTCAAGCTGTTCATTTTGTGCAGGTGTAAACATCACGTGCACCTGATACTGTcggccattttaaaaatgattgtaGGTAGAAGCATTTTATACCTGCAGAATTGAATCCTAATTTTGACGTTGGTATACAACAAAGATTAGTAGCAGGCTTGTAGGTGATCTTTGTGCTGTACATGATGACAACTGGCTCCCTCTACTGAACTGCTATGAGGAAACTGCCATGTCACCCTTCTGACTACAGCCACCTTTTGGGTTTCATTTAATTTTGGTAGTGTTAATGTctattaatgtgatttttttttttaacctttctccCAATAGGTTGATGACAACAAGAAACTAGGAGAATGGGTAGGCCTTTGTAAAATTGACAGAGAGGGGAAACCCCGTAAAGTGGTTGGTTGCAGTTGTGTAGTAGTTAAGGTAAGTCACCGTTTATTCTAGGGATGAAGGTTATGCTGGGTAATCATATAAAACCTTGTATTGAAATAAGTTGAGGatcttataaaaggaaaaaactgaTTCAACAGGtttaaagcattttctgcatttcaggaaaaaaataaaagctgtaatTTGCAAGCCAGCCAATGAATCTGCTTACCTGATTGTGTTTGTGCAGACATACTTTAAAAACTGGCAATAGTAAAGCCATGTTACGAGCCTTGAGGACATTGAAGTCGTTAAGGTCCCTGAGAATGGCTATAACAAATCTTAGTGATGGGAAACATTTTTATAAGACATAGCTAATTGTTGAAGCTCCACTATAATTGATACTAATAGCTTGGTGAAATTCCTAAATATTAACAAGAAGTTGCAtgcgtgttttgttttttttaaggacTATGGCAAGGAGTCTCAGGCCAAGGATGTCATCGAAGAGTATTTCAAAtgcaagaaatgaagaaataaatctttGGCTCACATTCCTCATGTCTGGCTTTTTATTTGGGGCAGTAAAATAAGGTCCCCATTAGCAAAGTAAAATGTAATAATCGCAAAGTGATTGCTACAGATTAACTGGAAACTTGCTCTCAAAGTCTTCTCCCCAGCCAATGACTGCATCATGGGGCAATTCAAACCTGGACAGCCTTAGCAAAGATAGGTCTGCCATGCAGTGTTGGTGATGGCCAGGATTACTTAGCTATGGGCATTTATCCTTCACTAGACTAGCCTAGAATCTGGAGAGAGaggttgtgtttttaatagattgCAGTCTATGAAAGGACAGTGAGTAGACTTGCTGGGCAGGTTAGTAGAAAGTACACAGTTGGGCCAGGGTCATATCTTGCATGTGGGACAAGTGTATGATACCCAGGAATGCTTGTGGACATTCGTTTGACTTCTTTggttggagacggagtttcactcttgttgcccaggctggagtgcaatggcgcaatcttggctcactgcaacctctttgtcctgggttcgagcgattctcgtgcctcaacctcccaagcagctaggattacagatgcctggcaatttttttgtgtttttagtagagatggggtttcaccatatttggccaggatggtctagaactTAGCAGGTGATCCATcagcttcagccttccaaagtgctgggattacaagtgtgagccaccattcctggccttaCTTTTGTGCAGGAGCGAGAGGGGCTTGAATGCACCCCAGTCCTTAGAAATCTCTGCAGTGAGAGAAGCCATGGCTGGTGTTTGGTGTATTTTAAACTTGGATAAAGGTACCGTTAAAAGAATGTTGTGAGGCCATATACTTGGCCAATCCTGGTTTTGAAGACTTTATACCAAGGTTTTTCTTTGCATCTTAAACCTTGAGAATCTCGGAGTAGGGTCTCCCGTACTGGTTGGTTTGGTAGTTATAGCTAAAGCTGGTTGACCTTAGCATGGTAGTGACATTGAGTACCCTCATGGAAAGCAAGGAGCTCTGAGACATTTTTTCTGAAGTGTATGTAACCTGGAACTGTGTGTTAACATTGAAATTGTCAACCTCATGTACTCTGGCTTTTCTGAGGAAAGTTCACTTTGAATTCTAGTTTCCTTGTATGACCAATCTATGTAGACATTTTTGAGTGCTTGTTgcatattttttggtggagatggggtttcaccacattgtccaggctcagatttttttgttttgttttggtgtttcCATGTCCACTGTCACCTCAGCTGCAAAACACCAAAGTCAGAAGGAATGTTAATCTcccaagtttttttgttgtttttgttttgttttgttttttgagacagagtcttcactctcacccaggctggagtgcagtggcacaatttcaactcattgcaacctctgcctccagagtagctgggattacaggcgcatgccaccatgcccagctaatttttgtatttttagtagagatggggtttcaccatgttggccaggctggtctggagctcctgacctcaggtgttggattggcctcccaaagtgctgggattacaggtatgagccactgtacctggccccaaATCTAACCTTGAACTCTGCATCTTCCCTTACTGTTGCTCTGTGTTTGCTCCTCCAAGTCATTAAAATGTCTCCATCCTCAGACTTTGTCGGCTTTCTGGCTGTTGTCCTCCAGCAGCCTCTGGtcaaatgcagtggctcaatcacagcctTTTCCTGACCTCCAGGATTTTAAGTACTGTTGTGTTGGCATTTTGACCTTTACCACATTTCAGTTCTTTCTCTTATTCTGCCTGTGCTTTCAATTGTAATAGTTTCCAGAGTTCAGGTGAGCATGTTTGCTTCTCTGCAGCCTTCCTGAGACATTCTCCCACTCCCACAGCTTCCCCTGATTCCCaagtctattttgttttgtttgatcaACTCTAAGCTGTACCAGACAATTTCCCAAGGAAGACCCACTTGCTCTTCAAATTTTGCGTGCCTTGAAGTGAACTTTACCATCACTAACATGTTTTTGTTAGAGGAAAAGAAAGCTGACCGTGTGGTATGTACCATACTGCATTCATTATCACTTGTTACTGCGTACCACCTTCCCAAGCCAAAGGCCTTGGCATCCTCAACTCCTACCTGCACTGTATAGGTCTTACTACTGTCAGTCTCATCCAGATGATTTTCAAGACATGAGTCACTCCACTCCAGTTACTCATCCAGACTTCTGAGTTACAGTTACTGAAAAGTGATCATGTCCATCTCTTCATAACTTTGGTTTGTTCTGTTAGAAGTACCTCTACTTTTCTCCATCTAGATATctcctactcattcttcaaaACTCAATGCAAATGTAATGTCGGCTTCAGAGTGTGATTTGCCTGTGTAGCTTATATGGAATTCACTGGGGAGCCCACTGAAGCAAAAGTGCCAGGACAGAAGCAGATGTCTTCATTGTTTTATGGGGGAAAATTGTTTTATGACACTGGTTGCTGTGTGTGCTCAGAATCTTGTTGAGGACATCCCTCATGAACCCAAAAGGAGAGCTGTTTGAGCCTAGCACTTGATGTTTTCTTGCACCCATGGACAATGAGACTTGTGACTGCCTGTTTTCTTTGGCTGTAAGAGCCTCCAAATGAAAGActcaattttctttctgttctttttttttttgcctcattgtgattttattaGCGTATTCTATGTATTTCTGATAAACCactttaaatgctttaaaaaatgaatgagaggCCAAGCGCGATGGCTCaccccttaatcccagcactttgggaggccaaggcgggcggcttACGAGatcagggagtttgagaccagcctggccaacagggtgaaaccctgtctctactaaaaatacaaaaaatagctgggtgtggtggtgggtgcctgtaatcccagctacttgggaggctgaggcaggagaatcgtttgaaccccgggacgtggaggttgcagtgagacaagatcgcgccattgcactccagcctgggagacagggcaagactccatctcaaaaaaaaaaaccaaaaaacatctAAAGAGAAATTGTAAAAAGGCTGTATTAGACTGCTGTTATAAACAAGTACTGTCAGTCTTTAACTGGATTGTTGAGGCAACAGAAGCATTACATAGACAGCTTATAAACCCTAGGAAAGTGTGGAAACATCTGCTAGTCTTACTGAGGACTAGCCCTTAATGgagtttgaatttctttttttaaatgagttcgTTATTTAAAGAGTTGTGCTCAAGGACTATGTTAATCACAAGTACTCCTGAGAGCCACTGAGAAAGAAGAGACTATGTAGTCAAGGAATAAGGTCAGTAGCCATCACCACTCCAGGAAAAGGATGGGACAGGCTGATGGCAGAGAAGGGTACAGCATTGTCCTCCCAGCCAGGCATTTTCAGAAAGGTCAATCCATGTGCTAGAAGAACAACTTCAGCAGTAAGTCCTAGCAAAAGAGATGGCGTGGTTAAGGAGGTGACCTGGGGAGAGGCCACCAGAGTCACTCAGGGCACCAGTCTGACTCAGTGCTGGTGGCTTGGGATATGGAAGTATTGACACATCAGAATGTTCAGAAGGATTGGGACCAAGCCGATCCCAGGCAAAAATAAATCATGAGTTCTTTTTTGAAAACATGGTTTGACACTTCAAATATAACAGTACATCTCAATTCAAATTGCTTTATCATAAGTGAGATGTTTCAGCCAGCTCTTTTCCCAGAGTTTACAGATCATAATCTTAGTCTGTTGATAAGTTGTATTCACATCTGGCTTTTGCTTGGGAAGGCTTACAAACACCGGGGAGGAGGATGAATCTTCCTCCTAAGGATTCTTCACCTATGTTGATGGGCAGTTTTCTAAGCTCTTCCCTACTTTGTGTAAAACATTCCTCAGAgtattttttctccccttttcctcctcctcctctttcttcctttcttcttttttttttttgctaaatgtTCAGTGACGGTCTTCATCACCACACTTTTAATTTGGCTTCCACAGTACCTTAGTTTTTGGAAGGAAATGTGCCAGAGAAGAGACGGAAGTgtctttttgttgtatttttccatctcttttgaGTTcgttttttaaatatgaattaacCAAACTGAGTGACAAAGATTGTGAAGATAGAAACCCTGGTGATCCTCCTGAGACCCTACCAATCAGTGAGGTTCTATTTGCCTTTCACTTTTTGATgataaagggagagaaaaaaatttttgtttttttttttttttggtttgttttttgttttttttgagacagtctcgctgtgttacccaggctggattgcagtggcacaatctcggctcactgcagcctccacctcccgggttcaagtgattctgcctcagcttcccaagtaactgggactactggcatgcgccaccacgcctggctaatttttgtatttttagtagagacggggttttaccatattggccaggctggtctcaaactcctgacctcgtgatccgcctgcctcggcctcccaaagtgctgagattacaggtgtgagccactgtgcccagccagggagAGAAAAAATCATAAAGCATCAATTCAGAATGTTTTagtttagaaaacatttattaggccaatttcaaataaaagaatAGGCATAGCTGTAAGTATATTCATCACAGAGCTACAATACTTTGTGTTGATGGAGGagaattgaataaaatatatgtttacttAATGGGATATTAGGGTGCCACTGAAATAGTATAGAAGGGCATTTGTTAATATACATGTTTTGAAAAGTAGTTGAACGTACAATAGGATAGcattttctagaaaaagaaaaggaggaaatactaaaataatatagaatataaaggggccgagagtggtggctcatgcctgtaatcctagcactttgggaggccaaggtgggcgcggatcacctgaggtcaggagttcaagaccagcctggccaacatggtgaaaccccatctctaccaaaaatacaaaaattagctaggcatggtggcaggcgcctgtaatcccagctactcgggaggctgaggtgggagaatctcttgaacccaggaggcagaggttgcagtgagccaagatcgcacattgcgctccagcctgggcaacagaggaagactcagtctcaaaaaaaaaaaaaaaaaaaaaaaatataaaggtaCATGCTGGCAGAGAAGACAGGTTGGAAGGATATGCATCAAGGTGTTAATGTTTCTAGGaaggttttccatttgcttgttttctttttcctctaatcaACATGTATTGcttttgaagtaaaatatttatttttattttttaaaggaaagtttaCTTGGAAGAAACCCAAGCAGACACTGAGAAAGAAGGCCAAATgccaataaaacattttaaattaaatgaaataaagatacaGTACATTCTTGGGGTTAATTTTGAGTGCCattaataatctttttaaaaatttatgttttgtgAATCAAGTGAATTTATATACTTGTCTGTACTTTCAGTTGTAAAAACAAAACTGCTTAAAACGAATGAATTCATGCCTAGCCAGCAGAGGGCAGTAAGAAACTGATGCCAGCTGAGGGACAGGTCAGTGAAAAACAGGAAGACAAGGTAAGAAGCAGGGACTATAGCAGGTTCACCCTAGGAAAAGATTCTTATCGCATTCTCTGAAGATTTTGAGAATTCTGTTTGTAGGAATAGAGATTACAGGATATTGTTGAGCTTAGTTTACTATTTCTGGttgcatttatttgctttttacaaACTTTTATCCATCATTTGGATTGAGTTTAATGAAAGCttccaataataataacaataccaAATTAGCCTTGCtcttagaccatttacatttaaactttttaaatactAAAGGACATTGGCATTCATTTTCTAACTCACATAACTT encodes:
- the RPS12 gene encoding small ribosomal subunit protein eS12; translation: MAEEGIAAGGVMDVNTALQEVLKTALIHDGLARGIREAAKALDKRQAHLCVLASNCDEPMYVKLVEALCAEHQINLIKVDDNKKLGEWVGLCKIDREGKPRKVVGCSCVVVKDYGKESQAKDVIEEYFKCKK